Proteins encoded together in one Candidatus Eisenbacteria bacterium window:
- a CDS encoding PTS sugar transporter subunit IIB, with protein MPLLLARVDDRLIHGQVAFGWGRALRPTLYLVVSDTVRADTDRSELCLIGVPEEARGRVLSVAEALDPALLPEIERERTLVVMPGTAEAERLVTGGFPIRELNVGGLHHAPGKREILSYVFLDDADRARLVSIAARGVRVAAQDLPSNPVHPLETLTREPA; from the coding sequence GTGCCGCTCCTGCTCGCGCGCGTCGACGACCGGCTGATCCACGGCCAGGTGGCCTTCGGATGGGGACGCGCGCTCCGGCCGACCCTCTACCTCGTGGTCTCGGACACGGTCCGCGCGGACACGGACCGATCCGAGCTCTGCCTGATCGGCGTGCCGGAGGAGGCCCGGGGGCGCGTGCTCTCGGTGGCGGAAGCGCTCGACCCCGCGCTCCTTCCGGAGATCGAGCGCGAGCGCACGCTCGTCGTGATGCCCGGGACCGCCGAGGCGGAGCGGCTCGTGACGGGAGGGTTCCCGATCCGGGAACTCAACGTCGGAGGGCTCCATCACGCTCCCGGCAAGCGCGAGATCCTGTCCTACGTCTTCCTCGACGACGCGGACCGCGCGCGTCTCGTCTCGATCGCCGCGCGCGGCGTGCGTGTCGCGGCGCAGGACCTACCTTCCAACCCCGTCCATCCCCTCGAGACCCTGACTCGCGAGCCGGCGT